From Acidobacteriota bacterium, one genomic window encodes:
- a CDS encoding DUF4070 domain-containing protein, with product MKILFVYPVFPETYWSFTHALAFEGRRSAFPPLGLLTVSAMLPETWERRLTDLNVEPLKAVDIEWADIVFISAMIVQKESLDEVIKRCKKAGKRIALGGPYVSTSPDLYPEVDFVFIGETETTLPEFVEDLERKTPKRIYKAAERPSLHTTPVPDFGLIDPDNYSAMNLQYSRGCPFQCEFCDIIEIYGRVPRTKSNEQMLSELDALWNIGWRGLVFIVDDNFIGNKRNVKRFLPELIDWSRNHDFPFSFITEASLNLAEDDELLQLMQDAGFRRVFLGIETPAAESLKEANKGQNTRRDLLESVRKIQRYGMEIMAGFIVGFDSDPENIFDRQIEFIRESAIPLAMVGLLAALPDTQLWRRLEKENRLLHESTGNNTDCSLNFVPKMNRERLIEGYKNILRNIYSPREYYRRALDCLERFNRNTVEPRKADFVNDVKAFVKIVVTLGVKDSERVQFWRYLFSLLHSYPKEFAHGIALAAMGYHFRKITDRYCD from the coding sequence ATGAAGATTCTATTTGTTTATCCGGTTTTTCCCGAAACTTACTGGAGTTTTACCCACGCTCTGGCTTTTGAAGGCAGGAGATCGGCGTTTCCGCCGCTTGGCCTTCTGACGGTTTCGGCGATGTTGCCGGAGACCTGGGAACGGCGTTTGACGGATCTGAACGTCGAACCGCTGAAGGCCGTGGATATCGAATGGGCGGATATCGTTTTCATCAGCGCGATGATCGTTCAAAAGGAATCGCTTGATGAAGTCATCAAACGATGCAAGAAAGCGGGCAAGCGGATCGCGCTGGGCGGTCCTTATGTTTCGACCAGTCCGGACCTTTATCCGGAGGTCGATTTTGTCTTTATCGGCGAAACCGAAACGACCCTGCCCGAATTTGTTGAAGATCTGGAAAGGAAGACTCCGAAGCGGATCTACAAAGCGGCCGAACGACCTTCGCTGCACACCACGCCGGTCCCCGATTTCGGACTCATTGACCCCGACAATTACAGCGCGATGAATCTCCAGTATTCGCGCGGATGCCCTTTTCAGTGCGAGTTTTGCGACATTATCGAGATTTACGGACGCGTCCCGCGAACCAAGTCGAACGAGCAGATGCTGAGTGAACTGGACGCTCTTTGGAATATCGGTTGGCGCGGGCTGGTCTTTATCGTCGATGACAACTTCATCGGCAATAAGCGCAACGTAAAGAGGTTTTTGCCCGAACTGATCGACTGGTCCCGAAATCACGACTTTCCCTTTTCTTTTATCACCGAAGCGAGTTTGAATCTGGCCGAGGATGACGAACTGCTTCAATTGATGCAGGATGCCGGATTTCGACGCGTCTTCCTGGGAATTGAAACTCCGGCCGCCGAAAGCTTGAAGGAAGCGAACAAGGGCCAAAACACGCGTCGCGACCTGCTTGAATCGGTGCGCAAGATCCAGCGCTACGGAATGGAGATAATGGCCGGATTCATCGTCGGTTTCGACAGCGATCCGGAGAACATTTTCGACCGCCAGATCGAATTCATCCGCGAAAGTGCGATTCCCTTGGCAATGGTCGGCCTTTTGGCGGCGTTGCCGGACACGCAGCTTTGGCGACGGCTCGAGAAAGAAAACAGGCTGCTGCACGAAAGCACCGGAAACAACACCGATTGTTCGCTGAATTTCGTTCCGAAGATGAATCGCGAGCGATTGATCGAGGGCTACAAGAACATTCTGCGGAACATCTACAGCCCGCGGGAGTATTACCGGCGAGCGCTCGATTGCCTCGAGCGATTCAATCGAAACACGGTCGAACCGCGGAAGGCCGATTTCGTCAACGATGTAAAAGCCTTCGTCAAGATCGTTGTCACGCTCGGTGTGAAAGATAGCGAACGCGTTCAATTTTGGAGATATCTGTTCAGCCTGCTGCATTCCTATCCGAAGGAGTTCGCGCACGGAATTGCGCTCGCGGCAATGGGCTACCATTTTCGAAAGATCACCGATCGATACTGCGACTAA
- a CDS encoding lmo0937 family membrane protein: protein MLWTILVILLVLWALGMVTSNSMGGAIHILLLIAVAVLVIRLIQGRRLAG from the coding sequence ATGCTTTGGACGATTTTAGTCATATTGTTGGTCTTGTGGGCGCTCGGAATGGTCACGTCGAATTCGATGGGCGGAGCGATTCACATTTTGTTGCTGATCGCGGTTGCGGTCCTCGTGATTCGTCTGATTCAGGGACGCAGATTGGCAGGTTAA
- a CDS encoding cupin domain-containing protein, whose product MKGFKSAIESEAIENTDFRRVLYTAAHHQLVLMSLRPGEEIGMETHSGNDQFFRVESGHGTCLIDGNEYQLHDGDAIIVPSGARHNVINASNIDDLKLYTIYSPPHHKDGIVRATKADAEANEEEFDGTTTEGG is encoded by the coding sequence ATGAAAGGATTTAAGTCAGCTATCGAAAGCGAAGCGATAGAAAATACGGATTTTCGCAGGGTTTTGTACACGGCCGCGCATCACCAGTTGGTGCTGATGTCGCTACGTCCGGGAGAAGAGATCGGAATGGAGACACACTCCGGAAACGATCAGTTCTTTCGTGTTGAAAGCGGTCACGGAACGTGCCTGATCGACGGGAATGAGTATCAGCTTCACGACGGCGATGCCATTATCGTTCCGAGCGGCGCCCGCCATAACGTGATCAACGCGTCCAATATCGATGACCTCAAACTCTATACGATCTACTCGCCGCCGCACCACAAGGACGGAATTGTCCGTGCGACAAAAGCGGACGCGGAGGCAAATGAGGAAGAGTTCGACGGAACCACAACCGAGGGCGGCTAA
- a CDS encoding Crp/Fnr family transcriptional regulator — MNSLSEQIEGKMNNISNRALPSDNLLLSALPADEYQRLFPKLEEFALNYGEEIFRQNDVIKYVYFPKSGIISLLTSVDEHSTIEVGLIGREGIVGLSVFLGVATSDNRAIVQGSGLAMRITAADFLGECRDRGSLTTILHRFAQSRLSQVSQSAACYRFHQIEARLARWLLMTSDRMESDDFDITQEFLSNMLGVRREAVNKSSGVLQKKNFITHSRGKISIVDRSGLETAACVCYAAIKNESQSFPVSFAS, encoded by the coding sequence ATGAATTCACTTTCGGAACAAATCGAGGGCAAAATGAACAACATCTCAAATCGAGCTCTTCCGTCGGACAACCTTTTGCTATCCGCACTGCCGGCTGATGAGTATCAAAGGCTGTTCCCGAAACTCGAGGAATTCGCACTGAATTACGGCGAAGAGATCTTCCGCCAAAACGACGTTATCAAGTATGTTTACTTTCCGAAGAGCGGAATCATTTCGCTGCTCACTTCGGTCGATGAACATTCGACGATCGAGGTCGGTCTGATCGGACGCGAAGGAATCGTTGGGCTCTCGGTATTCCTTGGCGTAGCAACTTCGGACAATCGGGCGATCGTCCAAGGCAGCGGCCTCGCGATGCGCATCACGGCCGCGGATTTTCTTGGCGAATGCCGGGATCGCGGCTCACTGACTACGATTCTGCATAGATTCGCGCAATCGCGGCTTTCGCAAGTTTCGCAATCGGCGGCCTGCTATCGATTTCATCAGATCGAAGCGCGGCTCGCGCGCTGGTTACTGATGACGTCCGACCGAATGGAATCGGACGATTTTGATATCACACAGGAGTTCTTGTCGAATATGCTCGGCGTGCGGCGCGAAGCCGTAAACAAGTCTTCCGGCGTCCTTCAAAAGAAGAATTTTATTACTCACAGTCGCGGAAAGATCTCGATCGTCGACCGATCGGGACTCGAAACGGCGGCCTGCGTGTGCTACGCGGCTATCAAGAACGAATCGCAGAGCTTTCCTGTTTCATTCGCATCATAA
- a CDS encoding Crp/Fnr family transcriptional regulator, protein MSVADHSDDARLNHLLAALPDEEFDRLRTELKPVSLALGEVIYESGEQLDHVYFPTTAIISLLFIMENGSTAEIGMAGNDGLVGIALYMGGSTTPNRAVVQSAGNAYKIRAKALRFEFHLAGQFQNILLRYTQYLMTQISQTAVCNRLHSVEQQLCRWLLINHDLLQTNKLIMTHDLIANMLGVRREGVSIAAGHLQQQGLIKYVRGTITMIDRPALEMAACECYQVVKEEYDRLLGTYISKNH, encoded by the coding sequence ATGTCGGTTGCCGATCACTCGGATGATGCGCGTTTGAACCATTTGCTCGCGGCTCTGCCGGATGAAGAGTTCGACCGCTTAAGAACGGAGTTGAAGCCGGTCTCGCTTGCGCTTGGCGAGGTCATTTATGAATCCGGCGAGCAACTCGATCACGTTTATTTCCCCACGACCGCTATCATCTCGCTCCTCTTCATAATGGAGAACGGTTCGACGGCCGAGATCGGGATGGCCGGAAACGACGGTCTGGTCGGGATCGCTCTTTATATGGGCGGAAGCACGACGCCCAACCGCGCGGTCGTGCAAAGCGCGGGAAACGCGTACAAAATCCGCGCAAAGGCTTTGCGATTCGAGTTTCATCTCGCCGGGCAATTTCAAAACATACTCTTGCGCTACACCCAGTACCTGATGACTCAGATCTCGCAGACTGCGGTTTGCAACCGGCTTCACTCGGTCGAGCAGCAACTCTGCCGTTGGCTCCTGATCAACCACGATCTTCTGCAAACGAACAAACTGATTATGACTCACGATTTGATCGCCAATATGCTCGGCGTCCGCCGCGAGGGCGTCTCGATCGCGGCCGGACATTTGCAGCAGCAGGGTTTGATCAAGTATGTGCGCGGCACGATCACGATGATAGATCGCCCCGCACTCGAAATGGCCGCGTGCGAGTGCTATCAGGTCGTCAAGGAAGAATACGATCGTCTGCTCGGAACCTATATCTCGAAAAATCACTGA
- a CDS encoding GlsB/YeaQ/YmgE family stress response membrane protein — MSLLIWLILGFLAGYLAKMILPGSDGGGIVLTVILGIVGAVVGGYIGTFVGYPMVSSFNNIGNSLPSFLSSIVGAIVVLIVFRLLSGRNMRG; from the coding sequence ATTTCATTGCTTATTTGGTTGATCTTGGGGTTTTTGGCCGGTTATCTGGCGAAGATGATTCTTCCCGGATCGGACGGCGGCGGCATCGTTCTGACGGTTATCTTGGGTATCGTCGGAGCGGTCGTCGGCGGTTACATCGGCACGTTTGTCGGTTATCCGATGGTCAGTTCGTTCAATAACATCGGCAACAGTTTGCCGAGTTTTCTGTCGTCGATCGTCGGTGCGATCGTGGTTTTGATCGTTTTTCGCCTGTTGAGCGGACGCAATATGCGCGGCTGA
- a CDS encoding YceH family protein: MLLTEIEARVVGSLVEKQLTTPEYYPLTMNALIAACNQKSNREPVVAYDEQTVQKALDDLRDKNIVYVFYGSTSRVPKYKHIMPDVYELEPSETAVLAVLMLRGPQTVGEIRGRSGRMYDFRDLSDVSETLDSLARRDEPLVVKLPRVPGQSESRYAHLLCGEVTSYAPPERVSRGSANDERFEKLEQEVGSLRTELDEFKAAFEEFKKQFE; this comes from the coding sequence ATGTTATTGACAGAAATTGAAGCCCGCGTTGTCGGTTCGCTCGTCGAAAAACAATTGACGACGCCCGAGTATTATCCGTTGACGATGAACGCGCTGATCGCCGCCTGCAATCAGAAATCCAACCGCGAACCGGTCGTTGCTTACGACGAACAAACGGTTCAAAAGGCGCTCGACGATCTCCGCGACAAGAACATCGTTTACGTTTTCTACGGCAGCACATCGCGCGTTCCGAAGTACAAACACATAATGCCGGACGTGTACGAGCTGGAGCCCTCGGAAACTGCCGTTCTCGCGGTACTGATGCTTCGCGGCCCCCAAACGGTCGGGGAGATCCGCGGCCGCTCGGGAAGGATGTACGATTTTCGCGATCTGAGCGATGTCAGCGAAACGCTTGATTCGCTCGCGAGACGCGACGAACCGTTGGTCGTCAAACTGCCGCGGGTTCCGGGCCAGAGCGAGTCGCGTTACGCCCATCTGTTATGCGGCGAAGTCACATCTTACGCGCCGCCTGAACGCGTTTCACGCGGGTCGGCGAACGATGAGCGATTCGAAAAACTGGAGCAGGAAGTCGGCTCCTTACGGACCGAACTCGATGAATTCAAGGCCGCGTTCGAGGAATTCAAGAAGCAGTTTGAATAG
- a CDS encoding ribonuclease D codes for MIARTDEQTDEAWDRLSRTRAIGCDTETSGLSARSGRIFSVQFSDGDFSCLVPISEGARLGRLEMLLADPSVVKVFHNARFDLEFLCEHGVETNNVFCTMIAEKVLTRGANQSASLAETLYRYFAVDLDKSQRAKFNRKWDGIWTDELVDYALSDVVHLPKLMEEQTQWLERLGLRNEFEAHLGKIVRV; via the coding sequence TTGATCGCCAGAACCGACGAGCAAACCGACGAAGCGTGGGATCGCCTTTCGCGTACGCGCGCGATCGGGTGCGACACGGAAACTTCGGGGCTCTCGGCGCGATCCGGACGGATCTTCAGCGTGCAGTTTTCAGACGGCGATTTTTCGTGTTTGGTTCCGATCAGCGAAGGCGCGCGGCTCGGGCGGTTGGAGATGCTTTTGGCTGATCCGAGCGTCGTCAAAGTCTTTCACAACGCGCGCTTCGACCTCGAATTCCTGTGCGAACACGGCGTCGAGACGAACAACGTATTCTGCACGATGATCGCCGAAAAAGTTCTGACGCGAGGCGCCAATCAATCGGCGAGCCTTGCCGAAACTCTCTACCGCTATTTCGCCGTCGATCTCGACAAATCTCAGCGAGCGAAATTCAACCGCAAATGGGACGGAATCTGGACGGACGAGCTGGTCGATTATGCTCTCAGCGACGTCGTTCATCTGCCTAAATTGATGGAAGAGCAAACCCAATGGCTCGAGAGGCTCGGACTGCGGAATGAGTTTGAGGCGCACCTCGGGAAAATCGTCCGAGTCTGA
- a CDS encoding PaaI family thioesterase has product MAGTMSKSLQETYAPNGICFGCGVANDKGLRIRSFPDGDEVVCEWHAEEHHQAFPGMLNGGIIGALLDCHSNWTAAWFLMNKSGKTEPDCTVTADFHVKLRRPTPFAATLFLRARVVESTEDRAVVEAELIAEDKVCATCRGTFITVKEGHPAFNRW; this is encoded by the coding sequence ATGGCAGGGACGATGAGCAAATCACTTCAGGAAACTTACGCGCCGAACGGAATCTGTTTCGGCTGCGGTGTGGCGAACGACAAGGGGCTCCGGATCCGGAGTTTTCCCGACGGAGACGAGGTCGTCTGCGAATGGCACGCCGAGGAGCACCATCAGGCTTTCCCGGGAATGCTCAACGGCGGCATTATCGGCGCGTTGCTCGACTGCCATTCGAACTGGACGGCGGCCTGGTTTTTGATGAACAAGAGCGGCAAGACCGAACCGGACTGTACCGTAACCGCCGATTTTCACGTCAAACTTCGGCGGCCAACGCCTTTTGCGGCGACGCTTTTTCTAAGGGCGCGCGTCGTCGAATCGACCGAAGACCGGGCCGTGGTCGAAGCCGAGCTTATCGCCGAAGACAAAGTGTGCGCCACCTGCCGTGGCACGTTCATCACCGTCAAAGAAGGCCATCCGGCGTTTAATCGGTGGTAG
- a CDS encoding carbon starvation protein A — protein sequence MLIAIAVVFLFWLVFGYFSYGNWIAKQFRLDDARETPANAVNDGVDFVPTKPFYLFGQHFSAIAAAGPIAGPIIACQAFGWLPCLLWIALGVVLIGAVHDFSSLTSSVRHGAQSIAEITREKLGNGAGRAMMAFIWIALVYVIVAFTDITAGTFVSGDEALVGETTFNPGGAVAIASVMYLGLSIILGLVERYLKPPLWLSTIIFVPATFALSFLGTKLSTVLIFSHVSWSVLILVYCVVASLVPVWALLQPRGYLGGFVLYTAIAVGVIGIFFGGYEIVQPSFKGFDIGGMTGTMFPFLFVTIACGACSGFHGLVCSGTTSKQIDKETHTHAVGYGAMLAEGFVAFIALVTIMIVTSDAAKGLTPGKIYGNGIGNFLTLVIGKEYLAFAVTFGAMAFSTFVFDTLDVSLRLGRYIVQELFGLKGRVGAVIGTLLTVAVPFFIAFYAPRGSWNDFWTLFGASNQLLAALTLLSITVWLYQARKRIAFTLLPMLFVLTITLWALGGLVVGNFRASTGLDIKLVNGMASLALISLAVYLVITALIKVRTERHGTSLTEETA from the coding sequence ATGCTGATCGCCATCGCCGTCGTCTTTCTGTTCTGGCTCGTTTTCGGGTACTTTTCGTACGGAAATTGGATCGCGAAACAGTTCCGGCTCGACGATGCGCGCGAAACTCCGGCGAACGCGGTCAACGACGGCGTGGATTTCGTTCCGACGAAACCGTTCTACCTCTTCGGGCAGCATTTTTCGGCGATCGCCGCTGCCGGTCCGATCGCCGGTCCGATCATCGCCTGCCAGGCGTTCGGATGGCTTCCGTGCCTGCTCTGGATCGCGCTCGGCGTCGTTCTGATCGGCGCCGTTCACGATTTTTCGTCGCTCACTTCGTCGGTTCGCCACGGCGCGCAATCGATCGCCGAGATCACGCGTGAAAAACTCGGCAATGGCGCCGGCCGCGCGATGATGGCGTTCATTTGGATCGCGCTCGTCTATGTCATCGTCGCGTTCACCGACATCACCGCCGGGACATTCGTCTCCGGCGACGAAGCGCTCGTCGGCGAAACGACGTTCAATCCCGGCGGCGCCGTCGCGATCGCTTCGGTGATGTATCTCGGGCTTTCGATCATCCTCGGCCTTGTCGAACGATATCTGAAACCGCCGCTGTGGCTCTCGACGATCATTTTCGTGCCGGCGACGTTCGCACTTTCGTTTCTCGGCACGAAACTCTCGACCGTGCTCATCTTCAGCCACGTCTCGTGGTCGGTTCTGATTCTCGTTTATTGTGTCGTCGCGTCGCTCGTTCCGGTCTGGGCGCTCCTGCAGCCGCGCGGATATCTCGGCGGGTTCGTACTTTACACGGCAATCGCGGTCGGCGTCATCGGAATCTTTTTCGGCGGCTACGAGATCGTTCAACCGTCGTTCAAAGGCTTCGATATCGGCGGAATGACCGGAACGATGTTTCCGTTCCTGTTCGTGACGATCGCCTGCGGCGCGTGCTCCGGATTTCACGGACTCGTCTGTTCGGGCACGACCTCGAAACAGATCGACAAGGAAACGCACACGCACGCGGTCGGCTACGGCGCGATGCTCGCCGAAGGATTCGTCGCGTTCATCGCTCTGGTGACGATTATGATCGTTACTTCGGACGCCGCAAAGGGGTTGACTCCCGGAAAGATCTACGGCAACGGCATCGGCAATTTTCTGACGCTCGTAATCGGCAAGGAGTATCTCGCGTTCGCCGTCACCTTCGGCGCGATGGCGTTCTCGACGTTCGTTTTTGACACGCTCGACGTTTCGCTCAGGCTTGGACGCTACATCGTACAGGAACTCTTTGGGCTAAAGGGCCGCGTCGGCGCGGTCATCGGGACGCTTCTGACCGTCGCCGTGCCGTTCTTCATCGCCTTCTACGCGCCGCGCGGCAGTTGGAACGACTTTTGGACTCTGTTCGGCGCGTCGAACCAACTGCTCGCCGCCCTGACTCTTCTGTCGATCACGGTTTGGCTCTACCAGGCGCGCAAACGTATCGCGTTCACGCTTTTGCCGATGCTGTTCGTGCTGACGATCACGCTTTGGGCGCTCGGCGGTTTGGTCGTCGGGAACTTCCGCGCGTCGACCGGGCTCGACATCAAACTTGTCAATGGAATGGCGTCGCTGGCGCTGATCTCGCTCGCCGTCTATCTCGTCATCACGGCATTGATAAAAGTCCGCACTGAGCGCCACGGTACAAGTTTGACCGAGGAAACGGCGTGA
- a CDS encoding amylo-alpha-1,6-glucosidase, translating to MELDDCTVRLGTEICADFEAGSSREWLETNGIGGFASGTVSGANSRRYHGLLTPATNPPLGRVTTLSKFEETLIINGERFELSSNRFPGAVHPQGFRFLKEFRLDPFPVWVYEVKEVTLEKRVFMVNGENTTVCAWRILNEPAISDPKPAIELRPLLSFTDYHHLQHETTRFDGSFHDTDGTISLQPLADLPELFFAHNAVSVERSGVWYRNFEYDIERERGFDFREDLFQPFVMRFDLAQPATVVVSTLSDRSANDSAPLETAEKERRRDLLSLSGAQGSFAGQLVLAADQFIVARGAGKTVIAGYPWFSDWGRDTMIALPGLTLATNRPEIAREILLEFSKHFSEGMIPNRFPDAGGTAEYNTVDATLWFFEAVRAYVEKTGDHDFVRDNLYVAMAESIAWHVRGTRYGIGVDTDGLVRAGVDGVQLTWMDAKIGDWVVTPRTGKPVEIQALWYNALRIMAELADRFGDGEDKARYESLAAMAKQSFNAVFWNDAEDCLFDVVSNGKRDGSVRPNQIFAVSLPHSMLSVGRAQKVVDKVGRELLTPVGLRSLSPRDPAYCPVYVGSPFDRDSAYHQGTVWGWLIGPFIDAIRRVNPNGNQTEKRIKEILLGFEEHLSEAGIGQISEIFDADAPHAPRGCFAQAWSVAEVLRAATKHS from the coding sequence ATGGAATTAGACGATTGTACAGTTCGACTCGGAACCGAGATCTGTGCCGACTTTGAGGCGGGATCGAGCCGTGAGTGGCTTGAGACGAACGGCATCGGCGGCTTCGCGTCGGGCACGGTTTCGGGCGCGAATTCGCGGCGTTATCACGGTTTGCTGACGCCCGCGACGAATCCGCCCCTCGGGCGCGTGACGACCCTTTCGAAATTCGAAGAGACGCTGATAATCAATGGTGAGCGCTTTGAACTCTCGTCGAATCGGTTTCCCGGCGCGGTCCATCCGCAGGGTTTTCGATTTTTGAAGGAGTTTCGCCTCGATCCGTTCCCGGTCTGGGTTTACGAAGTCAAAGAAGTCACGCTCGAAAAGCGCGTTTTTATGGTCAACGGCGAGAACACGACGGTCTGCGCCTGGCGAATTCTGAACGAGCCCGCGATCTCAGATCCGAAGCCCGCAATCGAACTTCGCCCCTTGCTTTCTTTCACGGATTATCACCATTTGCAGCACGAAACGACGCGATTCGACGGGTCGTTTCACGATACGGATGGAACAATTTCGTTGCAACCGCTGGCGGATCTGCCCGAACTGTTCTTTGCGCACAACGCCGTTTCGGTCGAACGCAGCGGCGTTTGGTACCGCAATTTCGAGTACGACATCGAACGGGAGCGCGGTTTCGATTTTCGTGAAGATCTGTTTCAGCCGTTCGTGATGAGATTCGATCTCGCGCAGCCGGCGACCGTCGTCGTTTCGACCTTGAGCGATCGATCTGCCAATGATTCTGCTCCGCTCGAAACTGCTGAAAAGGAACGCCGGCGCGACCTTCTTTCTCTTTCCGGCGCGCAGGGCTCTTTCGCCGGACAACTCGTTCTCGCGGCCGATCAGTTCATCGTCGCGCGCGGCGCCGGCAAGACGGTCATCGCCGGTTACCCTTGGTTTTCGGATTGGGGGCGCGACACGATGATCGCGCTTCCGGGCCTGACGCTGGCAACGAATCGCCCGGAGATAGCGCGCGAAATCCTGCTCGAGTTTTCAAAACATTTTTCGGAAGGAATGATCCCGAACCGCTTTCCGGATGCCGGCGGCACGGCCGAATACAACACGGTCGACGCGACGCTTTGGTTTTTCGAGGCCGTCCGCGCTTACGTCGAGAAGACGGGCGATCACGATTTCGTTCGCGACAATCTTTACGTCGCGATGGCGGAATCGATCGCCTGGCACGTTCGCGGCACGCGTTATGGAATCGGCGTCGACACGGACGGTCTTGTTCGGGCGGGAGTTGACGGCGTCCAATTGACTTGGATGGACGCCAAGATCGGCGATTGGGTCGTCACGCCGCGAACCGGAAAACCTGTCGAGATCCAGGCGCTCTGGTACAACGCACTGCGGATAATGGCCGAACTTGCGGATCGTTTTGGCGACGGCGAAGACAAGGCCCGTTACGAATCGCTCGCCGCGATGGCGAAGCAGAGCTTCAACGCGGTTTTTTGGAACGATGCGGAAGATTGTTTGTTCGACGTCGTCAGCAACGGCAAGCGCGACGGGTCGGTCAGGCCGAACCAGATCTTCGCCGTCAGCCTGCCGCATTCGATGCTTTCGGTCGGCCGGGCGCAGAAGGTCGTTGACAAAGTCGGCCGGGAGTTGCTGACTCCCGTCGGACTGCGTTCTTTGTCGCCGCGTGATCCGGCGTACTGTCCGGTTTATGTCGGATCGCCGTTCGATCGTGATTCGGCGTACCATCAGGGAACGGTTTGGGGCTGGCTGATCGGTCCGTTCATCGATGCGATCCGGCGCGTGAATCCCAACGGGAACCAGACTGAAAAGCGAATCAAAGAAATACTCCTCGGATTTGAAGAACATCTGAGCGAAGCCGGAATCGGGCAGATCTCCGAGATCTTCGATGCCGACGCGCCTCACGCGCCGCGCGGCTGCTTCGCGCAAGCCTGGAGCGTGGCTGAGGTTCTTCGCGCCGCGACCAAACATTCCTGA